A region of Pseudomonadota bacterium DNA encodes the following proteins:
- a CDS encoding energy transducer TonB: MNNQADRSTQASKRGQRDAHRDVCREPPTRLAAARWLVGLVLALGASACGGSPPPEQQAPRTTYAVRKTVSKGYSEAMRVFRRGDCTRFLKRMKAQGAAWAVDPCVVTLVNVASAKCVAKLGDAGTAIALLRAQAELGLTADGYAELARLERGVPLSAPCGIAFPNTKRLAPLLRVRPRYPAQAAKHRIEGWVDLSFTVTPDGEVSDIVVVDSRPARVFDSSAARALRRWRYKPLVYRDKPVAQVCEQVRLDFRMQDAGQETG; this comes from the coding sequence GTGAACAACCAGGCCGACAGGTCAACGCAGGCCTCGAAGAGGGGTCAGCGTGACGCGCATCGAGACGTTTGCCGCGAGCCGCCGACGAGGTTGGCGGCCGCGCGCTGGCTTGTTGGGCTGGTGTTGGCCCTTGGTGCGTCCGCATGCGGCGGCAGCCCGCCGCCGGAGCAACAAGCGCCTCGCACGACCTATGCGGTCCGCAAGACCGTGTCCAAGGGCTATTCGGAAGCCATGCGCGTGTTCCGGAGGGGAGACTGCACGCGGTTTCTGAAGAGAATGAAGGCTCAGGGGGCGGCCTGGGCGGTGGATCCGTGCGTGGTGACGCTCGTCAACGTCGCGAGCGCAAAGTGCGTTGCGAAGCTCGGCGACGCGGGCACGGCGATCGCCCTACTTCGCGCACAGGCCGAGCTTGGCTTGACCGCCGATGGCTATGCCGAGCTGGCAAGGCTCGAGCGCGGGGTCCCGCTGAGCGCCCCGTGTGGGATTGCCTTCCCCAACACCAAGCGGCTCGCGCCGCTGCTTCGCGTGCGGCCCAGGTACCCAGCGCAAGCTGCCAAGCATCGGATCGAGGGCTGGGTCGATCTGTCGTTTACGGTCACACCCGACGGTGAGGTCAGCGATATCGTGGTGGTCGATTCCAGACCGGCTCGCGTGTTCGACAGCAGCGCTGCCCGGGCGCTGAGACGGTGGCGCTATAAGCCTCTCGTCTATCGAGACAAGCCCGTTGCGCAGGTTTGCGAACAGGTTCGACTCGACTTCCGTATGCAAGACGCGGGCCAAGAAACTGGCTAG